A genomic segment from Estrella lausannensis encodes:
- the rsmD gene encoding 16S rRNA (guanine(966)-N(2))-methyltransferase RsmD yields the protein MHIFSGTFKRRVLKTPRGESTRPTTGMVRQAVFNMIQHSIEGAKFLDLFAGSGAMGLEALSRGAVSAVLVENGKYAVNCIEDNIKSLEVVSRARLIRKDCLKAIKSLAEGGDSFDFIYADPPYLEESKNGLLSHEVLKAVASGSLLKKGGLLIIEEDRKASLDEVEGLGLQFVEMRPFGKSVLYIFQNT from the coding sequence ATGCACATTTTTTCGGGTACATTCAAAAGAAGAGTTTTAAAAACTCCCAGGGGAGAGAGCACAAGGCCAACCACAGGCATGGTCAGACAGGCTGTCTTCAATATGATACAACACTCCATTGAAGGGGCTAAGTTTCTCGATCTTTTTGCCGGCAGCGGAGCGATGGGGCTTGAAGCGCTTTCCAGAGGGGCTGTTAGCGCCGTTTTGGTGGAAAACGGCAAGTATGCCGTCAATTGCATCGAAGATAATATTAAAAGCCTTGAAGTGGTTTCCAGGGCCAGGCTGATTCGCAAGGACTGCCTCAAGGCGATTAAAAGTCTGGCGGAAGGGGGCGACTCCTTTGATTTTATCTACGCCGACCCACCCTATCTGGAGGAGTCAAAAAATGGCCTGCTCTCTCATGAGGTGCTTAAAGCCGTGGCTTCCGGCTCCCTTCTTAAAAAGGGAGGGCTTCTAATCATCGAGGAAGATAGAAAAGCCTCTTTAGATGAGGTGGAAGGGCTAGGGCTGCAGTTTGTCGAGATGCGCCCCTTTGGCAAGAGCGTTCTCTATATTTTTCAAAATACGTAG
- a CDS encoding NFACT RNA binding domain-containing protein: MTANYRVPAPLDEIRNAITGKEINFLNLLTEETLLIHFIHSTALLLSFHPRFFRCHLSERQTQKQNAFSKEMTEMTRGFSVLDVKQEGPALLFSLKKEQEELTLVAEFSLKRKNLLLLQGETIKLSMRSSTKGSYKPPSWILPTFDENPLSKELDKTFQFLEEKEALLEHAKMRMLALKKIEANLEASRKRCLDWQMKEKEALLLKAHIYQVVKGQKAIDVTDWETGRTITISLMGRDREESLKKAFQSAKRLKHGLEELESKSLVIALSIKETKELIEAISDASSLRELSSFKSLYKNIGKEAGRSRAPREKLPYREYLSQGGLHILVGKSRQDNDQLTFKVASPHDFWLHASDFAGSHVVIRTKKQEELDAKTIEEAAHLAIEFSQAKGKSAADVVVTRQKHLRRIKGKPGQVMIREKKVIRIVFDKRVLDAVLKRKPQK; the protein is encoded by the coding sequence ATGACTGCAAATTATCGGGTGCCGGCTCCCCTTGATGAAATACGTAATGCAATCACAGGCAAGGAGATCAATTTCTTGAACCTGTTGACGGAAGAGACTCTCCTTATTCATTTCATCCACTCAACAGCCCTTCTGCTGTCATTTCATCCGCGCTTCTTCAGGTGCCATTTATCAGAGCGCCAAACGCAAAAGCAGAACGCTTTTTCTAAAGAAATGACTGAAATGACAAGGGGGTTTTCTGTCCTGGATGTAAAACAGGAAGGCCCCGCACTCCTCTTTAGCCTTAAAAAAGAACAAGAAGAGCTCACCTTGGTCGCCGAATTTTCCTTAAAGAGGAAGAACCTGCTCCTCTTGCAGGGAGAGACAATCAAGCTCTCAATGCGCTCGTCAACGAAAGGATCTTATAAACCTCCCTCCTGGATACTACCCACCTTTGATGAAAACCCTTTGTCTAAGGAACTGGACAAGACATTCCAATTTTTAGAAGAGAAAGAAGCGCTGCTGGAACATGCGAAAATGAGGATGCTCGCGCTTAAAAAAATCGAGGCGAATCTGGAGGCTTCAAGGAAACGCTGCCTCGACTGGCAAATGAAAGAGAAAGAGGCGCTCCTTCTAAAAGCCCATATCTATCAAGTTGTCAAAGGACAAAAAGCGATCGATGTGACCGACTGGGAAACGGGCCGGACGATTACCATTTCTCTCATGGGAAGAGACCGCGAAGAGTCCTTGAAAAAGGCCTTTCAAAGCGCCAAAAGACTTAAGCACGGTCTGGAAGAGCTTGAATCGAAAAGTCTCGTCATAGCCCTCTCGATTAAGGAAACGAAAGAACTGATCGAAGCCATCAGCGATGCCTCTTCCCTCAGGGAACTCTCCTCGTTTAAGAGCCTGTACAAAAATATTGGCAAAGAGGCGGGCCGCTCGAGGGCGCCCCGGGAAAAACTCCCCTATCGGGAATACCTCTCTCAGGGGGGACTGCACATCTTGGTGGGGAAAAGCAGGCAAGACAATGACCAATTAACTTTTAAAGTAGCCTCTCCGCATGACTTCTGGCTTCATGCAAGCGACTTCGCCGGCTCCCATGTCGTGATCCGCACAAAAAAGCAAGAAGAGCTCGATGCTAAAACAATCGAAGAGGCTGCCCACCTCGCCATCGAATTCAGCCAAGCGAAAGGTAAAAGTGCTGCCGATGTGGTAGTGACAAGGCAAAAACACTTAAGACGCATCAAAGGAAAGCCCGGACAGGTGATGATCAGGGAAAAAAAGGTGATAAGAATCGTGTTCGATAAAAGAGTTCTGGACGCCGTCTTGAAGCGAAAGCCTCAGAAATAG
- a CDS encoding response regulator → MYKPTILLIEDEEDIASLIKLQGEMSGYKVHVEVDGLNGLLAVKREKPDLVILDLMLPGQSGLDVCRKMKNDDELKNISVIMISAKSEEIDVVLGLELGADDYVTKPFSPKVLFSRVRAVLRRAQEQEKAPKQIAFGNYTMEVERYLLKRGDESISLTLSEFGILKRLVLNRGKVLTRNQLLDDVQNDDAFIVDRNIDVHIAALRKKLGPNFKWIETVRGVGYRFKEED, encoded by the coding sequence ATGTATAAGCCAACGATTCTACTGATAGAAGATGAAGAAGACATCGCCTCCCTGATCAAATTGCAAGGGGAGATGTCCGGCTACAAAGTCCATGTTGAAGTCGATGGACTCAACGGCCTTCTTGCTGTCAAACGGGAAAAGCCCGACTTGGTCATCTTAGACCTGATGCTCCCGGGACAAAGCGGACTGGATGTGTGCCGGAAGATGAAAAATGATGACGAGCTGAAAAACATCTCTGTGATCATGATCTCGGCCAAGAGTGAAGAAATTGATGTGGTGCTCGGCCTTGAATTGGGTGCGGACGATTATGTGACAAAACCCTTCTCGCCGAAGGTGCTTTTTTCCAGAGTCAGAGCCGTTCTTAGAAGGGCGCAAGAGCAGGAAAAGGCTCCCAAGCAGATAGCTTTTGGAAACTACACGATGGAAGTGGAACGCTACCTTCTCAAAAGGGGCGATGAGTCGATTTCACTCACTCTGTCTGAATTCGGCATATTAAAGAGGCTGGTCTTAAATCGTGGAAAGGTGCTGACAAGAAACCAGCTTCTCGATGATGTGCAAAATGACGATGCCTTTATTGTCGACAGGAACATCGACGTCCACATCGCGGCACTTAGGAAAAAACTTGGGCCCAACTTTAAATGGATTGAGACGGTGCGCGGCGTCGGCTATCGATTTAAGGAAGAGGATTAA
- a CDS encoding NAD-dependent epimerase/dehydratase family protein: protein MRIVMTGASSFTGMWIAEALSKREHDVIAFLKRDLNSYSGIRKSRVDRLKKSAVIKEGISFGAAAFFKALEDTAGPIDLFCHHAADVADYRSPEFNYVRALEANTYNLPGVLKALEAKGCRHIILTGSVFERGEGEGSQKLEAMSPYGLSKGLTYETFRYFCQRHEFFLGKFVIPNPFGPYEEDRFTSYLMREWLQGKTPIVKTPDYVRDNVPAPLLASAYVDYAESFIASKADERFSPSFYRESQGDFTLRYALEAKKRLNLPCHTALAQQTDFNEPLVRVNKHPLDRDKLQFDEEAFFDENTLWYQRLYQPGSLCAAQSS, encoded by the coding sequence ATGCGCATCGTAATGACCGGAGCGAGCTCTTTTACGGGGATGTGGATTGCGGAAGCACTCTCGAAAAGAGAACACGATGTCATTGCCTTTTTAAAACGGGATCTAAACTCCTATTCCGGCATCCGTAAAAGCCGTGTCGACAGATTGAAGAAATCGGCAGTCATCAAAGAAGGCATCTCGTTTGGCGCAGCCGCATTTTTCAAGGCGCTCGAAGATACAGCCGGCCCCATTGACCTTTTTTGCCACCACGCAGCCGACGTTGCCGACTACAGAAGCCCTGAGTTCAACTATGTCAGGGCGCTTGAGGCCAATACATACAACCTTCCCGGTGTACTGAAGGCACTGGAAGCTAAAGGTTGCAGGCACATCATCCTCACCGGGTCCGTCTTTGAAAGAGGGGAAGGGGAAGGCTCACAGAAGCTTGAAGCGATGTCCCCTTATGGACTCTCCAAAGGCCTCACCTATGAAACGTTTCGCTATTTTTGCCAAAGACATGAATTCTTCCTAGGCAAATTTGTCATACCAAACCCTTTTGGCCCCTATGAGGAAGATCGCTTTACCTCCTATCTGATGAGAGAGTGGCTGCAGGGAAAGACACCTATTGTCAAAACCCCGGACTATGTCCGGGACAATGTTCCGGCACCTCTTCTGGCAAGCGCTTACGTCGACTATGCTGAATCTTTTATCGCCTCAAAAGCCGACGAAAGATTCTCGCCTAGCTTTTACCGCGAGAGCCAGGGTGATTTTACCCTTCGATATGCTCTCGAGGCAAAAAAAAGGCTAAACCTCCCCTGTCATACCGCTTTAGCGCAACAAACCGATTTTAACGAACCTTTAGTCCGAGTCAATAAACACCCTCTCGACCGGGATAAACTCCAATTTGACGAAGAAGCCTTTTTTGACGAGAACACCCTTTGGTATCAACGCCTCTACCAACCTGGTTCCTTATGCGCAGCACAGTCATCTTAA
- a CDS encoding bifunctional acetate--CoA ligase family protein/GNAT family N-acetyltransferase, protein MQHTDPSQNFIGLQDEPLKSFFHPASVALIGAKDDLGSVGRTLLLNLIATYKGEIYPVNPKRDSVFNLMCYKSLKAIAKPIDLAIIATPAKTVPSIMKEIADTDCKSVIIISAGFKETGQEGLKLEEEILSIALKSGIRIIGPNCIGLMNPITGLNATFAKGIAKPGNLAFISQSGAMCTAVLDWSFEEKIGFSAFVSIGSMCDVSWGDLIHYLGNDPNTRSILIYMETIGNPRNFLSAAREIALEKPIIVIKGGRSQQAAKAAASHTGSLAGSDDVFEAALERVGVLRVNTISELFDMASLLAKQPLPKGPRLGIITNAGGPSVLATDAAVLNGVKIDKIGDETVKKLDPLLPKAWSRGNPIDILGDADPKRYFESVSIVANDPSVDGLLVILSPQDMTDPTGCAESLRHFANIQDKPIIASWMGGSSVKEGMRLLNQANIPTFAYPDDAASSFAKMWSYTSNLSALYETPTLSDEGHTSKEPRQDIAIKIIDEVRGAGRALLTEEESKRLLQAYGIPTVITLIALSEEEAIQKASEVGYPCVLKLLSKKITHKTDVGGVKLNLKDPESVRKAFGEIRSGAEKAEPGAFEGVTVQRMVKHSGFELILGSMSDPQFGPIVLFGTGGELVEIYRDKALGLPPLTHNLSKKLIAKTKISKALEGYRGRQPVNIDEMANLIVHFSQMVAENLRIKECDINPLIASGEEIIALDARVVLHDDSKNEGATPPSAIRPYPKQYIEEVSLKSGTNLRLRPIRPEDETMIIAFHKDLSENSVRQRYFSFLSLDSRIAHERLIKICFNDFDQEISIVAESGSSQKEIVGVGRLSRVGTLKEGKLTLIIKDAWHGQGLGSILVPKLIAIAKKEGWKTIAADVLEENSGMLHILAKNGFQDKTQGKASVKTLVLSL, encoded by the coding sequence ATGCAACACACCGATCCTTCGCAAAATTTCATCGGTCTTCAGGACGAGCCGCTGAAGAGTTTTTTCCATCCGGCCAGTGTCGCCCTCATCGGTGCCAAAGATGATCTTGGATCGGTGGGCAGGACACTTCTTTTGAACCTGATTGCCACCTACAAAGGAGAGATCTACCCCGTCAATCCGAAACGGGACTCTGTTTTCAACCTAATGTGCTACAAGAGTTTAAAAGCGATTGCCAAACCTATCGATCTGGCCATCATCGCCACTCCCGCCAAAACAGTGCCCTCCATCATGAAGGAGATCGCTGACACGGACTGCAAGTCGGTTATCATCATCTCCGCCGGATTTAAAGAAACCGGGCAGGAAGGGCTTAAGCTGGAAGAGGAAATTCTTTCGATCGCCCTGAAAAGCGGTATCCGCATCATCGGGCCAAACTGCATCGGACTGATGAATCCAATCACAGGTCTAAACGCCACCTTTGCCAAAGGGATCGCAAAGCCTGGAAACTTGGCCTTCATCAGCCAGTCAGGGGCCATGTGTACGGCAGTGCTCGACTGGAGTTTCGAGGAGAAAATCGGCTTCTCCGCCTTCGTCTCCATAGGCTCCATGTGCGACGTAAGCTGGGGCGACCTGATCCACTACCTTGGTAACGACCCTAACACACGCAGTATCCTGATCTATATGGAGACAATCGGCAATCCCCGCAACTTTCTCTCGGCTGCGAGAGAGATTGCTCTAGAAAAGCCGATCATCGTCATCAAGGGAGGCAGGTCGCAGCAAGCCGCCAAGGCCGCCGCATCGCACACAGGATCTCTCGCCGGAAGCGACGACGTGTTTGAAGCTGCGCTTGAGAGAGTTGGGGTATTGAGGGTAAACACGATATCCGAACTCTTCGATATGGCGTCGCTCCTTGCCAAACAACCTCTTCCCAAAGGCCCCCGCCTTGGCATCATCACCAACGCCGGCGGACCCTCCGTTCTCGCCACGGACGCTGCTGTGCTGAACGGCGTGAAGATCGACAAAATCGGGGATGAAACGGTGAAGAAGCTCGACCCCCTGCTCCCGAAAGCCTGGAGCCGGGGTAATCCCATCGATATTCTGGGGGACGCTGACCCCAAACGGTATTTCGAATCAGTCAGCATTGTCGCAAACGACCCGTCGGTTGATGGCCTGCTCGTGATTCTCTCGCCGCAGGATATGACCGATCCGACAGGCTGTGCCGAATCGCTTCGCCACTTTGCCAACATTCAAGACAAGCCAATCATTGCCAGTTGGATGGGAGGAAGCTCCGTAAAAGAGGGAATGCGCCTTTTGAATCAGGCCAACATCCCCACCTTTGCCTATCCCGACGATGCGGCAAGCTCGTTTGCAAAAATGTGGAGCTACACCTCAAATCTCTCCGCCCTGTACGAGACGCCGACCCTATCCGATGAAGGACACACCTCAAAGGAACCAAGACAAGATATTGCGATCAAGATCATCGATGAGGTGAGAGGTGCGGGAAGAGCGCTTTTGACAGAAGAGGAATCCAAAAGACTGCTGCAAGCTTATGGGATACCGACTGTGATCACCCTGATCGCGCTAAGCGAAGAGGAGGCGATTCAAAAAGCCAGCGAGGTAGGATACCCTTGTGTGTTGAAACTGCTGTCTAAAAAAATCACACACAAGACCGATGTCGGAGGGGTCAAACTCAACCTTAAAGATCCTGAAAGCGTCCGAAAAGCATTCGGGGAAATCCGCTCCGGAGCTGAAAAAGCCGAACCCGGGGCATTTGAAGGGGTTACGGTGCAGAGAATGGTCAAGCATTCCGGGTTTGAACTCATCTTGGGATCCATGAGCGATCCGCAATTCGGCCCGATCGTCCTCTTTGGAACGGGAGGAGAGCTCGTTGAGATCTATCGCGATAAGGCGCTCGGCCTGCCGCCCCTGACTCATAACCTCTCCAAAAAACTGATCGCGAAAACAAAAATTTCCAAAGCTCTTGAGGGATATCGGGGAAGACAACCGGTGAACATTGATGAGATGGCAAACCTGATCGTCCACTTTTCCCAGATGGTCGCAGAAAACCTCAGGATCAAAGAGTGCGACATCAACCCCCTGATTGCCTCTGGAGAGGAGATCATCGCCCTGGATGCGCGCGTGGTTCTGCATGACGACAGCAAAAATGAGGGAGCCACTCCTCCTTCGGCTATCCGTCCCTATCCTAAGCAATATATTGAGGAGGTGTCGTTGAAATCGGGTACAAACCTAAGGCTGCGCCCCATCAGGCCCGAAGACGAAACGATGATCATCGCGTTCCATAAAGACCTCTCGGAAAACAGCGTCCGGCAGCGCTACTTCAGTTTTCTCAGTTTAGACAGCCGCATCGCACACGAGCGCCTGATCAAGATTTGCTTCAATGACTTCGACCAAGAGATTTCCATTGTGGCCGAAAGCGGCTCATCCCAAAAGGAAATCGTTGGCGTTGGCAGACTCTCCAGGGTGGGGACATTGAAAGAGGGAAAATTAACGCTGATCATCAAAGACGCCTGGCACGGCCAGGGGCTTGGCAGCATCCTTGTGCCCAAACTGATCGCGATTGCCAAAAAGGAGGGATGGAAAACCATCGCTGCTGACGTCCTCGAAGAAAACAGCGGCATGCTCCATATCCTCGCAAAAAACGGGTTTCAGGACAAAACTCAAGGAAAAGCCTCTGTTAAAACCCTTGTTTTGAGTTTATAA
- a CDS encoding tetratricopeptide repeat protein: MFLVIFSFLLFLFAGSASCEEETANANFERGEAADAFVAFQRDKEIQDAEKIPYAKAAFYVRRFDIAKAVLSGIPLEERLTKNLEPLLIECLFRTANKDEAAKEGKLILDAPLKEKVAAAAVFAYFGEGDRAKDLLGESVSLTQPAFVVNYVKILIYTLQYDKAESIIKENMPIFESTGEGLLTYAEFLARQSKMEEAIGAAEKGALLEPDNPRITLFLEEREDRLSLLKEKTALIKERINGGTNLTLKLSYLRMLVNIVLLEIRSGAGVEEDLKEANKVLEEMNELKELPEIFLLKGIVLWYEGLRQAGKSSIVKSLGLDPSYGLASQILAAFYRFLKDLSSAKTTLEEGKPYNLQNASYFGQLSRVYLDLGDLKNALIAIEYAIAVNPNNAELMSTKGKILLQMNEPEKAKETIEKALSINPKEPLAIEIKGKLKDKP; this comes from the coding sequence ATGTTCTTGGTAATTTTTAGCTTCCTGCTTTTCCTTTTTGCCGGTTCCGCCAGCTGTGAAGAAGAGACAGCCAACGCAAATTTCGAGAGAGGGGAGGCCGCAGATGCGTTTGTTGCTTTTCAACGCGATAAAGAAATTCAGGATGCAGAAAAAATCCCCTACGCAAAAGCTGCCTTCTATGTCAGGCGGTTTGATATCGCAAAAGCGGTTCTCTCAGGCATTCCCCTGGAGGAGCGGCTAACAAAAAATCTGGAACCGCTGCTGATTGAATGTCTTTTCAGAACTGCAAACAAAGACGAGGCCGCAAAGGAGGGTAAACTGATCCTTGATGCTCCTTTGAAAGAGAAGGTGGCTGCGGCAGCGGTTTTTGCCTATTTCGGAGAGGGTGATCGCGCGAAAGATCTGCTCGGTGAAAGCGTCAGTCTGACTCAGCCGGCTTTTGTCGTCAATTACGTCAAGATCTTGATCTACACTCTCCAGTATGACAAGGCGGAATCGATCATTAAGGAGAATATGCCCATCTTCGAATCGACTGGGGAGGGGCTTTTGACCTACGCCGAGTTTTTGGCCAGGCAATCCAAGATGGAAGAGGCGATCGGCGCCGCGGAAAAAGGGGCTCTTCTGGAACCGGACAATCCCAGGATTACTCTTTTTCTAGAAGAGAGAGAAGACAGACTCTCGCTTCTTAAAGAAAAGACAGCTTTAATCAAAGAGAGAATAAACGGCGGGACAAACCTGACCCTTAAATTGTCATACCTGCGTATGCTGGTCAACATTGTCCTGCTTGAAATCCGCAGCGGAGCCGGTGTTGAAGAGGATCTGAAAGAAGCGAATAAGGTTCTGGAGGAAATGAATGAACTGAAGGAGCTGCCAGAGATCTTTCTGCTCAAGGGAATCGTGCTCTGGTATGAGGGGTTGAGACAGGCCGGCAAATCATCCATCGTCAAGTCGCTCGGTCTCGATCCCTCCTACGGCCTCGCTTCCCAAATCCTTGCGGCCTTCTACCGGTTTCTGAAAGACCTCTCATCGGCGAAAACGACTCTCGAGGAGGGAAAGCCCTATAACCTGCAGAACGCCTCCTATTTCGGCCAGCTTTCAAGAGTGTACTTAGATCTTGGCGACCTAAAAAATGCGCTGATTGCTATAGAATATGCTATCGCTGTCAATCCCAATAATGCCGAGTTAATGTCCACCAAAGGCAAAATTTTATTGCAGATGAATGAACCGGAAAAAGCAAAAGAGACGATTGAAAAGGCGCTTTCAATCAACCCTAAAGAGCCTCTCGCCATCGAAATCAAAGGTAAACTGAAGGATAAACCATGA
- a CDS encoding acyl-CoA dehydrogenase family protein, producing MSTDLQSSKKTDDENPLIAAAQGMSEGKQEAMRVTEDAREKVGREKSIGGKLFIGEFDKSKVMPFPMQSAEDKKIGDEFIAKLEAFLVKNLDPEEVDRTKEIPEIVLQGLGEMGIFAMKIPKEYGGLGLSQTNYNRVVMKVSSYCGATAGFFSAHQSIGVPQPLLMYGTEEQKKKYFPRFRKGEISAFALTEVDVGSDPARMEATCDLSSDGSHYILNGTKLWCTNGTIADVIVVMAKTKPKVIKGKERTQISAFILEMDSPGVEVTHRCEFMGLGGIYNGMIRFTNVKIPKENLIWEEGRGLAMALGTINVGRLTLPAACTGGAKQCLSIARRFGKSRHQWGQPIGQHEPGREKIAYIAATTFAMEALTYLTSAYADEHKMDIRIEAAMAKLFCTESLWKITDMTLQLRGGRGFETARSLRARGEEPFPVERAMRDCRINTILEGSSEIMKLFLAREAMDPHFVRLGALMSPKSSIGDKVTTAFKALLHYAVWLPKNMLFASSTDFEEAKELKPHFQFIEKASKKLAHSLFTSMMKYQAGLEKRQLILGRMMEIGTELFAIAAACSFALAKSKELNGDKTPIALANYFATISERRIQERFQLLKDNDDKETNALAKKVLADEMRWLEEGIIWIGKKE from the coding sequence ATGAGCACAGATCTTCAATCTTCCAAAAAAACTGATGATGAAAACCCCCTGATCGCGGCAGCGCAAGGCATGAGCGAAGGCAAGCAGGAGGCGATGCGCGTCACTGAGGATGCGCGTGAAAAGGTGGGGCGCGAAAAAAGCATTGGAGGGAAGCTGTTCATCGGAGAATTCGATAAAAGCAAGGTGATGCCTTTTCCTATGCAATCGGCCGAAGATAAAAAGATAGGGGATGAGTTTATCGCAAAACTCGAAGCCTTCCTTGTGAAAAATTTGGATCCCGAAGAGGTAGATAGAACGAAGGAAATACCTGAAATAGTTCTGCAGGGGTTGGGCGAGATGGGTATTTTCGCCATGAAGATACCTAAGGAATATGGCGGGCTGGGTCTTTCTCAGACCAATTACAACCGTGTCGTGATGAAAGTTTCATCGTATTGCGGTGCAACGGCCGGTTTTTTTTCAGCTCACCAGTCGATCGGAGTACCGCAGCCTCTCTTGATGTATGGAACAGAAGAGCAGAAAAAAAAGTACTTTCCCAGGTTCCGTAAAGGCGAAATCTCCGCTTTTGCCTTGACTGAAGTGGATGTCGGATCAGACCCTGCCCGGATGGAAGCGACTTGCGACCTGTCCAGCGATGGTTCTCATTATATTTTGAATGGGACCAAACTTTGGTGTACCAACGGCACGATCGCCGATGTGATTGTCGTCATGGCTAAAACAAAGCCCAAGGTGATCAAAGGGAAGGAGAGAACTCAGATTTCGGCTTTCATCCTGGAAATGGACTCACCCGGTGTTGAAGTGACTCATCGCTGCGAGTTCATGGGGCTTGGAGGTATCTACAACGGAATGATTCGCTTCACGAACGTCAAAATCCCTAAAGAAAACCTGATCTGGGAAGAGGGAAGGGGCCTGGCGATGGCCCTGGGTACGATCAACGTAGGACGTCTTACGCTTCCCGCAGCCTGCACGGGGGGCGCTAAACAGTGCCTGTCCATCGCGAGGCGGTTTGGAAAGTCGAGGCACCAGTGGGGACAGCCGATTGGGCAACATGAACCGGGCAGGGAGAAAATCGCCTATATCGCGGCAACGACATTCGCGATGGAGGCCCTTACCTATCTGACCTCTGCGTATGCAGACGAGCATAAAATGGACATCCGCATCGAGGCGGCGATGGCTAAGCTGTTTTGCACCGAAAGTTTGTGGAAAATAACAGACATGACTTTGCAGCTCCGAGGAGGACGCGGCTTTGAGACGGCGCGCTCTTTGAGGGCGAGAGGTGAAGAGCCCTTCCCTGTGGAGAGAGCAATGCGTGATTGCCGCATCAACACCATTTTGGAAGGGTCATCGGAAATCATGAAGCTCTTTTTGGCAAGGGAAGCGATGGACCCGCATTTTGTGCGTCTTGGCGCGCTCATGAGCCCGAAGAGTTCAATCGGCGACAAGGTTACTACCGCCTTTAAGGCACTGCTCCATTATGCTGTCTGGCTCCCCAAAAATATGCTGTTTGCCTCTTCCACAGATTTTGAAGAAGCTAAAGAGTTAAAGCCGCATTTTCAGTTCATCGAAAAGGCGTCCAAAAAACTGGCTCATAGCTTATTCACAAGTATGATGAAGTATCAGGCTGGACTAGAGAAAAGGCAGCTTATTTTGGGTAGAATGATGGAAATCGGGACAGAGCTTTTCGCCATTGCCGCCGCCTGTTCTTTTGCCCTTGCCAAATCAAAGGAGCTGAACGGTGATAAAACCCCGATTGCTTTGGCCAACTATTTCGCCACGATTTCCGAAAGAAGGATCCAGGAGAGATTCCAGCTCTTAAAAGACAACGATGATAAAGAGACGAATGCGCTGGCCAAAAAGGTCCTTGCCGACGAGATGCGGTGGCTGGAAGAGGGAATTATCTGGATTGGTAAGAAGGAGTAA
- a CDS encoding glycosyltransferase family 2 protein, producing MRSTVILITHNAKHHLPQCLPKILSSTIKPRVLLVNSSSTDGTVEEAMRYGVETFVIPRIEFNHGATRELARKRAGGDIAIFMTPDAYLASTDALEKLIQPLIEGKAEASYARQLPHKNAQRIEAFQRSFNYPDESHIRSIADVKRFGIYTFFCSNSCAAYLNQALDQAGGFSPVLLGEDTLAVAKMLRLGMRIAYAADALVHHSHSHSIKQEFQRSFDTGLARASYATQLYCQGSDEELGKLYVKRLIGTLSKENPASLPYALLHTMAKAAGYYIGKKSLNATPSFLKLLSSQDFFWNSIYSECLKSSCDTSGF from the coding sequence ATGCGCAGCACAGTCATCTTAATCACCCACAACGCAAAGCACCATCTTCCCCAATGCCTTCCAAAGATCCTCTCTTCCACTATTAAACCGCGTGTCCTCCTAGTAAACTCCTCCTCGACCGATGGCACGGTAGAAGAGGCGATGCGCTATGGAGTGGAAACGTTTGTCATTCCCCGAATCGAGTTCAATCACGGAGCGACCAGGGAACTTGCTCGTAAAAGAGCTGGAGGAGATATTGCCATCTTCATGACTCCCGACGCTTATCTTGCATCTACCGATGCGTTGGAAAAACTCATTCAGCCTCTGATAGAAGGCAAGGCCGAAGCCTCCTACGCGCGTCAGTTGCCGCATAAAAACGCCCAGCGGATAGAGGCCTTTCAGCGCTCATTCAACTATCCGGATGAGAGTCATATCCGCTCGATCGCAGATGTAAAGCGGTTTGGCATCTACACTTTTTTTTGTAGCAACTCTTGTGCTGCCTACCTCAATCAAGCACTTGATCAGGCGGGTGGATTTTCTCCGGTTCTTTTAGGGGAAGATACTTTGGCGGTAGCCAAAATGCTGCGTCTTGGGATGCGTATAGCCTATGCTGCCGATGCACTTGTCCACCACTCCCACAGCCACAGCATCAAGCAAGAGTTTCAACGCTCTTTCGACACAGGACTGGCAAGGGCCTCTTACGCCACACAACTCTACTGTCAGGGCAGCGACGAGGAACTTGGAAAACTCTATGTGAAGCGGTTGATCGGCACACTCTCTAAGGAAAACCCTGCCTCTCTTCCCTATGCCCTGCTGCATACGATGGCCAAAGCCGCCGGCTACTACATCGGCAAGAAAAGCTTGAATGCCACTCCCTCTTTCTTAAAATTGCTATCAAGCCAGGATTTCTTCTGGAATTCCATCTATAGCGAATGCCTGAAGAGTTCATGTGATACGTCAGGGTTTTAG